The following proteins come from a genomic window of Nostoc sp. ATCC 53789:
- a CDS encoding response regulator: protein MYLAHSFMSDEKQQNSHQPLILAVEDHDDSLLLISYALELMGCRFICQTDCSATVLVAKEYQPDLILLDILLPGLSGIDVVRHLKQEPLTSKIPAIAVTALATTEDRERILKAGFDDYISKPYMIEDLEAIIRRVLGGKFSPYSAFELCQD, encoded by the coding sequence ATGTATTTGGCACATTCATTCATGAGTGATGAAAAGCAGCAAAACTCTCACCAGCCTTTGATTTTGGCAGTGGAAGACCATGATGATAGTCTTTTGCTGATTAGTTATGCTCTTGAGTTAATGGGTTGTAGATTTATTTGTCAAACAGATTGTTCTGCAACAGTGCTGGTGGCTAAAGAATATCAACCGGACTTAATTTTGTTGGATATTTTGTTACCAGGTCTTAGCGGTATCGATGTTGTGCGTCATCTAAAGCAAGAACCCTTAACTTCCAAAATTCCAGCGATCGCAGTCACGGCTTTAGCTACCACGGAGGATCGAGAGCGTATCCTTAAGGCAGGATTTGATGATTATATCAGCAAACCCTATATGATTGAGGACTTAGAGGCTATAATTCGCCGTGTATTGGGAGGAAAATTCTCTCCTTACTCAGCTTTTGAACTTTGTCAAGATTAG
- a CDS encoding response regulator transcription factor, with the protein MNEISIILIEDHDLTRMGLRAALQSHSALKVIGEAANATQGLKLLETAKPDVAVVDIGLPDMDGIELTRKFKRHQAETGQTTTKILILTMDHTEDAVLAAFAAGADSYYMKETSISKLTEAIQATHGGNSWIDPAIANVVLRKMRQGIPGESQNSDKPKTVKIEALASEYEQVLETYPLTQRELEILELIVAGCSNGQIAEKLYITVGTVKTHVRNILNKLCADDRTQAAVRALRSGLVA; encoded by the coding sequence ATGAATGAAATTAGCATTATTTTAATTGAAGATCATGACTTAACACGAATGGGGCTAAGAGCGGCATTACAGTCTCACAGCGCCTTGAAAGTAATAGGCGAAGCAGCAAATGCGACTCAAGGACTAAAACTTTTGGAAACGGCAAAGCCAGATGTAGCTGTTGTAGACATCGGTTTACCTGACATGGATGGCATTGAACTCACCCGTAAATTCAAACGCCATCAAGCTGAAACTGGTCAGACAACAACGAAAATTCTGATCCTAACAATGGATCACACTGAAGATGCTGTACTTGCAGCTTTTGCAGCAGGTGCTGATTCTTATTACATGAAAGAAACAAGCATCAGTAAATTAACTGAGGCGATTCAAGCAACTCACGGCGGTAACTCTTGGATTGATCCGGCAATTGCCAATGTGGTATTGCGGAAAATGCGCCAAGGCATTCCTGGAGAAAGCCAAAATTCTGATAAGCCGAAGACTGTAAAAATTGAGGCGCTAGCGTCAGAATACGAGCAAGTTTTAGAAACATATCCCCTGACTCAACGGGAATTGGAAATCTTAGAATTGATTGTAGCTGGGTGTAGCAATGGGCAAATTGCCGAGAAACTCTATATTACAGTTGGTACTGTAAAGACTCATGTTCGTAATATTCTAAATAAATTATGTGCTGATGATCGTACCCAAGCTGCCGTCAGGGCCTTACGTTCTGGGTTAGTAGCATAA
- a CDS encoding heavy-metal-associated domain-containing protein yields the protein MTLQLTVPNMSCSVCASTITKTLQAVDANASVQADPTTKLVSVETQASETEIKEALAAAGYPVA from the coding sequence ATGACTCTCCAACTCACAGTTCCCAATATGTCTTGTTCTGTTTGTGCAAGCACCATCACCAAAACACTTCAAGCAGTCGATGCCAATGCAAGCGTTCAGGCTGATCCAACAACCAAGCTTGTCAGTGTAGAAACTCAAGCATCAGAAACAGAAATTAAGGAAGCGTTGGCTGCTGCTGGCTATCCAGTTGCTTAA
- a CDS encoding heavy metal translocating P-type ATPase has translation MDTLTLKLRGMSCAGCANNIEKAIRSVPGVIDCNVNFGAEQAAISYDRSLADLEKIQTAIAAAGYSSDSLQEELLSEEDDAEKASRQALQRELFLKVIVGGVISIFLFLGSLPMMTGLNFPLIPSFLQNPWVQLALTTPVIFWCGGSFYRNGWKTLKRHTATMDTLIALGTSAAYIYSLFVTVFPKFFIAQGLIPHVYYEVAAIVITLILLGRLLENRARGQTSEAIRKLIGLQARDARVIRDGVEIDVPIAEVRINDVILVRPGEKIPVDGEVIAGASTVDEAMVTGESLPVKKQPGDEVIGATINGAGAFQFRVTRVGNDTFLAQIVKLVQQAQGSKAPIQRLADQVTGWFVPAVIAIAIATFVIWFNFTGNLTLATMTTVGVLIIACPCALGLATPTSVMVGTGKGAENGILIKGADSLELAHKIQTIVLDKTGTLTQGKPTVTDFVTVNGTANGNEIKLLQLAATVERNSEHPLAEAVVKYAQSQEVSLTEAQNFQANAGSGVQAVVSSQLVQIGTQRWLTELGINTMSLQQYKDAWETAGKTVILIAVDGELQGIMGIADALKPSSAAVVKALQKLGLEVVMLTGDNRKTADAIAAEVGIERIFAEVRPDQKAAIIQSLQGEQRGRGVEGQRGRGVRGENSRKFSLKTQHSIVAMVGDGINDAPALAQADVGIAIGTGTDVAIAASDITLISGDLQGIVTAIQLSHATINNIKQNLFFAFIYNVIGIPIAAGILFPIFGWLLNPIIAGAAMALSSLSVVSNALRLRNFQPKATS, from the coding sequence ATGGATACTCTCACACTCAAACTTCGAGGTATGAGTTGCGCTGGTTGCGCCAACAACATCGAAAAGGCAATTCGCTCTGTTCCTGGGGTGATTGACTGCAACGTTAACTTTGGAGCAGAACAAGCCGCCATCAGTTACGATCGCTCTCTAGCAGATTTAGAGAAAATTCAAACTGCGATCGCAGCTGCGGGATATTCTTCTGACTCACTCCAGGAAGAATTGCTCTCTGAAGAAGATGATGCCGAAAAAGCGAGTAGACAAGCATTACAACGCGAACTTTTCCTCAAGGTAATTGTGGGAGGTGTAATTAGCATTTTCCTCTTTTTAGGGTCGTTGCCCATGATGACTGGGCTAAACTTCCCCTTAATTCCCAGCTTCTTGCAAAATCCTTGGGTACAGTTAGCGTTGACAACACCTGTCATCTTCTGGTGTGGTGGTTCTTTTTACCGCAATGGCTGGAAAACCCTCAAGCGCCATACGGCGACAATGGACACGCTGATTGCTTTGGGTACAAGTGCAGCGTATATATATTCTTTGTTTGTGACTGTTTTCCCGAAATTTTTTATTGCCCAGGGCTTGATACCTCATGTTTATTATGAAGTTGCAGCCATTGTTATTACCTTAATTTTATTGGGGCGGTTATTGGAAAATCGCGCTAGGGGACAAACTTCTGAAGCCATCCGCAAACTGATCGGATTGCAAGCCAGAGATGCCAGAGTTATTCGTGATGGTGTGGAAATTGATGTTCCCATTGCTGAAGTCAGAATCAATGATGTGATTTTGGTACGTCCTGGCGAGAAGATTCCAGTCGATGGCGAGGTGATTGCAGGCGCTTCGACAGTAGATGAAGCGATGGTAACTGGTGAAAGTTTGCCAGTCAAAAAGCAGCCAGGAGATGAGGTGATTGGGGCGACGATTAACGGTGCAGGTGCGTTTCAGTTTCGGGTGACACGAGTCGGAAATGATACGTTTTTGGCTCAAATCGTCAAATTAGTGCAACAAGCCCAAGGCTCTAAAGCACCAATTCAGCGCTTGGCAGATCAAGTGACAGGATGGTTTGTACCAGCTGTAATTGCGATCGCGATCGCCACTTTCGTAATTTGGTTTAATTTCACTGGCAACCTCACCCTAGCAACAATGACAACGGTAGGTGTACTAATTATCGCTTGTCCCTGTGCTTTGGGTTTAGCTACCCCCACATCTGTAATGGTGGGAACCGGCAAAGGTGCAGAAAACGGTATTTTGATTAAGGGTGCGGACAGCTTAGAACTAGCACACAAAATTCAAACCATCGTTTTAGATAAAACCGGCACTTTGACTCAGGGGAAACCAACAGTTACAGACTTTGTAACTGTTAACGGTACAGCTAATGGGAATGAAATCAAGCTTTTACAGTTAGCAGCAACGGTGGAAAGGAATTCTGAGCATCCTTTAGCTGAAGCGGTGGTGAAATACGCCCAGTCTCAAGAGGTGAGTTTAACAGAGGCACAGAACTTTCAGGCTAATGCAGGTAGTGGTGTCCAAGCAGTTGTTTCAAGTCAGCTTGTGCAAATTGGTACACAACGCTGGTTAACAGAACTTGGAATTAACACTATGAGTCTCCAGCAGTATAAAGATGCCTGGGAAACTGCTGGTAAAACAGTCATTTTGATTGCTGTAGATGGCGAACTACAAGGAATAATGGGTATTGCCGATGCGCTGAAACCTTCATCAGCAGCAGTGGTAAAGGCATTACAGAAATTAGGTTTAGAAGTAGTAATGCTTACTGGAGACAATCGTAAAACGGCTGATGCGATCGCAGCAGAAGTTGGCATTGAGCGAATCTTTGCCGAAGTGCGTCCAGATCAAAAGGCGGCGATTATCCAATCTCTACAAGGGGAGCAGAGGGGCAGGGGTGTAGAGGGGCAGAGGGGCAGAGGAGTAAGGGGAGAGAATTCTCGTAAATTCTCACTCAAAACTCAGCACTCAATTGTCGCAATGGTAGGTGATGGGATAAATGATGCGCCAGCGCTAGCACAGGCTGATGTGGGAATTGCTATTGGTACGGGAACAGATGTTGCGATCGCAGCTAGCGATATCACCCTAATTTCTGGAGATTTGCAAGGCATTGTCACAGCAATTCAACTCAGCCATGCCACCATCAACAATATCAAGCAAAATCTCTTCTTTGCCTTTATTTACAACGTCATTGGTATTCCTATTGCGGCTGGAATTTTGTTCCCTATATTTGGTTGGTTACTCAATCCAATTATCGCCGGGGCTGCGATGGCTCTTTCTTCGCTCTCTGTTGTTAGCAATGCCCTCAGATTGCGTAACTTTCAACCAAAAGCTACTTCATAA
- a CDS encoding lipid-A-disaccharide synthase-related protein translates to MSNSSRLSVASNSQPATSPLRLLVLSNGHGEDVIAVRILQELQQQSNPPEIFALPLVGEGNAYQQLDIPLIGSVRTMPSGGFIYMDGRQLARDVRGGLLQLTLSQIKAVRRWVSSQKKLGNKRAILAVGDIVPLLFATFSGANYAFVGTAKSEYYVRDEAGLLPRKSKDARWENFSGSVYHPWERWLMSRRRCKAVFPRDVLTTETLKQWPIPAFNLGNPMMDGLQPTFSRQQFYSRDSHQQETVRPLMVTLLPGSRPPEAYTNWEKIMIAVSALMASFQERDSVFYTSGTVIFLGAIAPGLDSNILSQSVQSQGWRAESVCPIQLPDPNVLTFKQRNAYLLLTQQSYNDCLHLGDFAIAMAGTATEQFIGLGKPAIAIPGNGPQYNPAFAEAQSRLLGSSLILIEQPAKVAEIVQSLFKDPDILQIIAENGLRRMGKPGAALRIAECLQERLS, encoded by the coding sequence ATGAGTAATTCATCCCGCTTATCTGTAGCTTCTAACTCCCAACCTGCAACTTCTCCTTTACGATTACTTGTATTAAGTAATGGTCATGGGGAAGATGTGATTGCAGTTCGGATTTTGCAAGAACTCCAACAACAATCAAACCCACCAGAGATATTTGCTTTACCTCTGGTGGGTGAAGGAAATGCTTACCAACAGTTGGATATCCCTCTTATCGGTTCAGTCCGCACTATGCCTTCTGGTGGCTTTATTTATATGGATGGCCGCCAGTTGGCGCGGGATGTACGCGGTGGTTTATTGCAACTTACCCTCAGCCAGATTAAAGCTGTCCGCCGATGGGTGAGTTCTCAAAAAAAATTAGGTAATAAAAGAGCGATTTTAGCTGTGGGAGATATTGTCCCCCTGTTGTTTGCAACTTTTAGTGGCGCTAATTATGCCTTTGTGGGTACGGCGAAATCTGAATATTATGTGCGCGATGAAGCTGGATTATTACCACGGAAATCCAAAGACGCGCGTTGGGAAAACTTTTCTGGTTCAGTCTACCATCCTTGGGAACGTTGGTTAATGAGTCGTCGCCGTTGTAAGGCAGTGTTTCCTAGAGATGTGCTGACGACGGAAACATTAAAACAATGGCCAATTCCCGCTTTTAATTTGGGTAATCCGATGATGGATGGTCTGCAACCGACCTTTTCACGCCAACAATTTTATAGTCGGGATAGTCACCAGCAAGAAACGGTTAGACCTTTAATGGTGACTCTTCTTCCTGGTTCCCGTCCGCCAGAGGCATACACCAACTGGGAAAAAATTATGATTGCTGTATCTGCGCTGATGGCAAGTTTTCAGGAGCGAGATTCGGTGTTTTACACTTCTGGCACAGTGATATTTTTAGGTGCGATCGCACCTGGTTTAGACTCTAATATTTTATCCCAAAGCGTGCAATCCCAAGGCTGGCGGGCGGAATCAGTATGTCCTATCCAACTTCCTGATCCAAATGTATTGACATTCAAACAAAGAAATGCTTATCTTTTGCTGACTCAACAATCCTATAATGACTGCTTGCATTTGGGAGATTTTGCGATCGCAATGGCAGGTACAGCCACAGAACAGTTTATCGGTTTAGGGAAACCTGCGATCGCTATTCCCGGCAATGGTCCCCAATATAACCCTGCCTTTGCTGAAGCTCAAAGTCGTCTTTTAGGCTCATCTTTGATTTTAATTGAGCAACCAGCTAAAGTGGCCGAGATCGTCCAGTCTCTATTCAAAGATCCTGATATTTTGCAAATTATTGCCGAAAATGGACTGCGGCGTATGGGCAAACCAGGGGCCGCACTACGCATTGCAGAATGTTTACAGGAACGATTGAGTTGA
- a CDS encoding hybrid sensor histidine kinase/response regulator — MEETLKILVVDDDEVDRMVVCQGLTMAGIQMELSEVGNGNDAFSALSITAYDCVFLDYDLPNQDGLTLIQRLRFSEIQVPIVVLTGQKDEQMSVQLIKAGATDYLSKSRISSENLAQVLRSAIRIYRAEMQAALAKEQLRESNEKLIRKNQELERQQEQIKIQNFKLLEASRLKSHFLATMSHELRTPMNAIIGFSQILLRPKFGQLTNQQADMIERILNNGKHLLMLLNEVLDFSKLEIGRLDLKAEIFDVSKVINLAVGEMRSLADAKKLSLLLQTDLQNPFIFNDPIRIRQILTNLLSNAIKFTESGEILVEVKELPTNQVVIIVRDTGIGIASRDFKRIFEAFRQVDQTITRKYPGTGLGLAIVDSLVRMMGGKIFLESKLGIGSMFKIELPRQITLQNMADDPPNLQLDSDGIFGRAKNPHQSSSQARQAPIGYPKFKL; from the coding sequence ATGGAAGAGACGCTGAAAATTTTGGTTGTAGACGATGACGAAGTAGACAGGATGGTAGTCTGTCAGGGCCTGACGATGGCAGGTATTCAGATGGAACTGTCTGAAGTCGGCAATGGCAATGATGCGTTTTCTGCCTTAAGCATTACTGCTTATGATTGTGTTTTCCTCGACTATGATTTACCAAACCAGGATGGACTAACCTTGATTCAACGGCTACGTTTTTCGGAAATTCAAGTTCCTATAGTAGTCTTGACTGGTCAAAAAGATGAACAAATGTCTGTTCAATTAATTAAAGCTGGTGCTACAGACTATCTCTCTAAGTCTAGGATATCATCAGAAAACTTGGCACAGGTTTTGCGGAGTGCGATTCGGATTTATCGGGCTGAAATGCAGGCAGCTTTGGCAAAAGAGCAGCTTAGAGAAAGTAATGAAAAACTCATTCGTAAGAACCAAGAATTGGAGAGACAACAAGAACAGATTAAAATACAAAACTTTAAGCTGTTGGAGGCATCACGGTTAAAATCACATTTTTTGGCCACTATGTCTCACGAACTCAGAACGCCGATGAATGCGATTATTGGTTTTTCGCAAATACTGCTGCGTCCTAAGTTCGGTCAACTAACTAACCAGCAAGCAGATATGATCGAGCGCATCTTAAATAATGGGAAGCATTTACTGATGCTACTCAATGAAGTTCTTGACTTTTCGAAGCTGGAGATAGGACGATTAGACTTAAAGGCGGAAATATTTGATGTATCAAAGGTCATAAATCTCGCTGTAGGTGAAATGCGTTCACTCGCTGATGCTAAAAAGCTGTCATTGTTACTGCAAACAGATTTGCAAAATCCTTTTATATTTAACGATCCTATTCGGATCAGACAAATTTTAACTAACCTACTCTCCAATGCGATTAAGTTCACAGAGTCTGGTGAGATTTTGGTTGAGGTTAAGGAACTACCTACAAATCAAGTAGTAATTATTGTTCGGGATACAGGTATTGGTATAGCATCCAGAGATTTTAAACGTATCTTTGAAGCATTTCGCCAAGTCGATCAAACTATCACTCGCAAATATCCAGGGACTGGTCTGGGTTTGGCAATTGTAGATTCATTGGTGCGAATGATGGGCGGCAAAATTTTTCTGGAGAGCAAATTGGGCATTGGTTCAATGTTTAAAATTGAATTGCCGCGTCAAATCACATTACAAAATATGGCAGATGATCCTCCTAATTTACAATTAGACAGCGACGGAATTTTTGGTAGAGCAAAAAATCCCCATCAGTCATCTTCTCAAGCTAGGCAAGCACCGATAGGATATCCTAAATTTAAACTATAA
- a CDS encoding RtcB family protein, producing MQPKNLKRLLRALERQGLDVTYDNHTYSVRLVNSPDAPVAEVLLPEGFPVEAKALKQLANLASVRHPSGGCVCRACATPDFHPGDAGVAIGSIVETVGQVIPGAVGSDINCGMRLHVADLTIDEFMAKRDQFVEKMKGDYFFGTRDVTMTAEAMRSLFQYGIPGWLDAMLDRPTGSVVKSDLQQLLQEGDGSANARGERIFLGGSMDGDWKLAPEELVPDSGMVRDGGLATIGGGNHFVEVQRVDKVENRPLAHAWGVREGQLAFMIHSGSRNVGKYIGGMWRDKAKATWQKGLKYPDSQIFPLSTHSHPELVASYLQAEATAANYAFINRLLLAELLRLRLREVYKDVEAPLVYDLPHNITLPEGKGWVTRKGACPAHAGQPVIIPGSMGAYSYLMVGKGNPAFCNSASHGAGRIRSRFDLNRRGASQNEAELGLTGIDCITLREERRIEEAPAAYKPIQSVIDVQVEAEMVDVVARLSPVLTFKA from the coding sequence ATGCAGCCAAAAAATTTAAAACGTCTCCTGCGTGCTTTAGAGCGGCAGGGTTTGGATGTAACTTACGATAATCACACTTATTCTGTCCGTTTAGTTAATTCTCCTGATGCCCCTGTAGCAGAAGTGTTGCTGCCAGAAGGCTTCCCCGTAGAAGCTAAGGCACTGAAGCAGCTAGCGAATTTGGCAAGCGTCCGCCACCCATCTGGTGGATGCGTTTGTCGTGCCTGTGCTACCCCTGACTTTCACCCAGGTGATGCGGGTGTTGCCATTGGTTCAATTGTCGAAACTGTGGGTCAGGTTATCCCTGGCGCTGTCGGTTCTGACATCAATTGTGGAATGCGCCTGCACGTTGCTGATTTGACAATCGACGAATTCATGGCAAAGCGCGACCAATTCGTCGAAAAAATGAAGGGGGATTACTTCTTTGGTACGCGTGATGTGACAATGACTGCTGAGGCAATGCGATCGCTATTTCAATACGGAATTCCCGGTTGGCTGGATGCCATGCTAGATCGGCCTACTGGAAGTGTAGTCAAATCTGATTTGCAGCAACTACTCCAAGAGGGCGATGGCTCCGCCAACGCCAGGGGCGAACGCATCTTCTTAGGTGGTTCAATGGATGGTGACTGGAAACTTGCGCCAGAAGAATTGGTTCCCGATAGCGGAATGGTACGCGATGGCGGACTGGCAACCATTGGCGGCGGCAATCATTTTGTAGAAGTGCAGCGAGTTGATAAAGTCGAAAATCGCCCACTTGCCCACGCTTGGGGAGTGCGCGAGGGACAACTGGCTTTTATGATTCACTCTGGTTCTCGAAACGTGGGTAAGTATATCGGGGGAATGTGGCGAGATAAAGCTAAGGCGACTTGGCAAAAAGGTCTGAAGTACCCTGATTCTCAGATTTTTCCTCTCTCTACCCATTCTCACCCCGAATTAGTCGCCAGTTACCTGCAAGCTGAGGCAACTGCTGCTAACTATGCTTTTATTAATCGCCTGCTGTTAGCAGAACTGCTACGTCTGCGTTTGCGAGAAGTATATAAAGATGTGGAAGCACCTCTAGTTTATGATTTGCCGCATAATATCACCTTGCCGGAAGGTAAAGGATGGGTAACACGCAAGGGCGCTTGTCCAGCCCATGCAGGGCAACCAGTGATTATCCCTGGTTCAATGGGTGCTTATTCTTATCTGATGGTGGGTAAAGGCAATCCAGCCTTTTGTAATTCGGCCTCACACGGCGCGGGAAGAATTCGTTCTCGCTTCGACCTCAATCGCAGAGGTGCATCTCAAAATGAGGCAGAACTGGGATTAACCGGGATAGACTGCATTACCTTGCGTGAAGAACGCCGCATTGAAGAAGCACCAGCCGCCTATAAACCGATTCAGTCTGTAATTGATGTGCAGGTTGAGGCAGAAATGGTGGACGTTGTGGCGCGATTGAGTCCGGTATTGACGTTTAAAGCGTAG
- a CDS encoding hybrid sensor histidine kinase/response regulator, which yields MSVVENNKIYRILAVDDTRDNLILVQAILESEGYEIDLASDGIKALRQVEKSPPDLILLDVMMPGMDGYEVTRRIRNNPAISYIPILLITAFHESSVVEGLDAGADDFIRKPFDTDELLARVRSLLRLKHSLDEQQKMTRQREDFVSRLTHDLRTPLVAADRMLSLFEMETFCKISPEMKQAIAVMIRSNQNLMDMVNTLLEVYRFEAGKKTLNWEVCDLREISEEVVSELSPLTNEKGLTLTTDTSKLDPLDKNAGVIMGDRLELRRVLNNLIANAIKFTDTGGITIRIFETSPLPGNQDSVTIEVQDTGYGIAPEDQATIFERFRQGKHKRSGSGLGLHLSHRIVEGHAGTIQVASEVGKGTLFTVQLPKNI from the coding sequence ATGTCTGTAGTTGAAAATAATAAAATTTATCGTATTCTCGCAGTTGATGACACTCGAGATAATCTTATTTTGGTTCAAGCGATTTTAGAAAGTGAGGGATATGAAATTGATTTGGCTTCAGATGGAATAAAGGCTTTGAGACAAGTTGAAAAATCTCCACCCGATCTGATTTTGTTAGATGTAATGATGCCGGGGATGGATGGTTATGAAGTCACGCGTCGGATTCGGAATAACCCAGCAATTAGTTATATTCCAATTCTGCTGATTACTGCTTTTCATGAATCTAGCGTTGTCGAAGGTTTAGATGCTGGTGCTGACGATTTTATTCGTAAACCATTTGATACGGATGAACTACTGGCAAGAGTGCGATCGCTATTACGTCTCAAGCACAGTCTGGACGAACAACAAAAAATGACCCGCCAACGGGAAGACTTTGTTTCCCGTCTGACTCATGATTTGCGAACTCCTTTAGTTGCTGCCGATCGGATGTTGAGTTTGTTTGAAATGGAAACATTCTGCAAAATCTCGCCGGAAATGAAACAGGCGATCGCAGTTATGATTCGCAGTAACCAAAATTTGATGGACATGGTAAACACCCTCCTAGAAGTTTATCGCTTCGAGGCAGGTAAAAAAACGTTGAATTGGGAAGTATGTGATTTACGTGAGATATCTGAAGAAGTAGTGAGTGAACTAAGCCCTCTAACTAATGAAAAAGGTTTGACCCTGACAACAGACACCAGTAAATTAGATCCACTGGATAAAAATGCTGGGGTTATTATGGGCGATCGCTTGGAACTACGCCGAGTGTTAAACAATTTGATCGCCAATGCCATCAAATTTACGGATACAGGAGGGATCACAATCCGCATTTTTGAAACATCACCTCTTCCAGGAAATCAAGATTCGGTAACAATTGAGGTACAAGATACAGGATATGGAATTGCACCCGAAGATCAGGCAACAATTTTTGAGCGATTTCGCCAAGGCAAACATAAACGTTCAGGTAGTGGCTTAGGGCTACATTTATCCCACAGGATTGTAGAAGGGCACGCAGGAACTATCCAGGTTGCTTCTGAAGTAGGTAAAGGTACTTTATTCACTGTCCAACTACCCAAGAACATTTAA